CGAAATTACTCCAAAGCCTCGGCTTGGCTGCTTTCCTTGGCACGTTCGCGGTATCGAACGCGACCGCCCAAGAAACGTATACGTTCGGCGTTGTTCCTCAATTTGAAGCGCTACGGCTGAACATGATCTGGGCACCAATCCTAGAAGAATTGTCAGCAGAGACAGGCCACAATTTTGAAATGGTCGGAGCGCCGAGTATCCCTGAATTTGAAACAGGCTTCACCGATGGTGACTATGATTTTGCCTACATGAATCCTTTCCATTCCATCATGGCGATGGATTCCCAAGGCTACACGCCGCTGGTCAATGACGCTGGTCGTCGGCTTTTTGGTATTCTGACCGTCCCTGTCGATAGTCCGATCCAGTCGGTCGAAGATTTGAATGGGAAAGCAATCGCATTCCCTGCCCCGAATGCGCTTGGCGCATCGCTGTTAATGCGGTCGGAGTTGGACATTGTGTACGACATCGACTTTGAGGCGAGCTTTGTCGCGACG
The Rhodobacteraceae bacterium S2214 genome window above contains:
- a CDS encoding phosphate/phosphite/phosphonate ABC transporter substrate-binding protein; this encodes MLKFTKLLQSLGLAAFLGTFAVSNATAQETYTFGVVPQFEALRLNMIWAPILEELSAETGHNFEMVGAPSIPEFETGFTDGDYDFAYMNPFHSIMAMDSQGYTPLVNDAGRRLFGILTVPVDSPIQSVEDLNGKAIAFPAPNALGASLLMRSELDIVYDIDFEASFVATHTSAYLNAILHETDAASGVMGTFNRQEDEIKDKLRILHRTQEVAPHPVVAHPRVPLDVQEAVRAAFLKLGESEEGQSLLAQIPIRQIAVATEIDFEPLRDLNLNDYVVLVRED